The following coding sequences are from one Plasmodium sp. gorilla clade G2 genome assembly, chromosome: 1 window:
- a CDS encoding ATP-dependent RNA helicase, putative has translation MYVSFFSLNFCFYITFYFLLITLFTRNCLCFVSNEREESYNIILTKEKKKNKINKTKYFLYNFLKKKKINVNPYYKTIRILPARDYLPYCQKNRKDYNKINIKLKDKNNKYDYYHNKNVSKYNNIKIQNDDITTSNNHRNMSNLLSKKKKKKKKKPTFSKKEMLRIKKKNDKFKFLNKKIKNIYKKKESHIKHLKDNIKGNAHQNDKENIFLLDKQSSDHNYKSNIEQQNQDNNHSYDEKKKKKKKLHKFKRNKKQENILNMFENNLNYSIDKLNKKTKKYEIFKQKENIKNDVLQNEILNKILSKETTSKNIINNSKKNKNNNKKNKNKNNNKINKYVNKKNKNVNIQISNNKIYNKKDIKQNTIEIPINNSKHKKNISNNKNNYTNEDKFNINCEHGKNKIKHYIDDITNQYNQKNITLETNINENQKNNNQTHNYYNDHQYIHTKNVTNDHENFISNNITTNSQVNNNNQPIPNIQEIFKVSKSIDNFRRQIQIKNNAENNTDAIKKRLQQYDSIIDFNANKNIVITEDVSEKEKKKKKKLNYTFYDVGIYDNFINIYLKYNDINYTTDHQAKYIPMILFFLNNVNVDLYNCYKKRMTCDHNNIVNQNSNIISEQKKKLLSTYDISNVCSPDQMVINKKMDQQQKDTSCNINNNNNNNFFIENNQLVNSNSSIKDNTLDSKQNHDISNEIKFLKEGHIKDNENNYIDDYPDDKEKTSNVKQILYVNKYNDKLKKLIRTFFLHCPTGTGKTFIYLLPLFQEISNFNFLQYEKNQIQKNKSYDENNLFDKHKFFYANKNINEQLTSFVCVNKTEEQAFINYNMERMKHIFNYIINQNKKYNIKTENTANDSLKNEKTYNFDEKKKKKKKKKDILLITYNKELAVQIYELYKDIINSFYKSYDASFFKNNNSIIYPSSIQKDAHMLIEKININFKAKLNMNVHLLIGGNNIKYQLKSLKKKTKNNNNNNNNNNNNNNNKDNHVNNNIDEHNINDKHTNEQHIQSSFYDEENINIYIGTPGRLHKLIHEKKIIKLNNISTVIFDEYDFFFSSMKVKNNLKNKENVVELENQFFAKLLKSIYLKNKEEDVQKKKIIKDTNNIQHYKNNISVVNVICCSATSAIYPYLTYTKHIITTNFLNNLYSEFINDKYITDQNHKERKQIQNKDVTTSDTSITKKKQEIPNNENNNNNDDDNYSSSSCSSGGDDDLHLNHQKNNDTKQTNNSFINYKREQIMLNDLFKINSIVNMPKNLIHLNYCYDKKNKERNNNATSNFLRVLFSNPLNKNVLVFCNTKKKVLDLWSLFRNRFDVDIQTIFSQKDKGKKKIFKDINYANFFKNDLIDYKNLKKYVNFLFISTNLLYRGINCMGFTTIINYDMPFDTTEYVHRCGRIGRINNKGAIINIFEKKMKRNYNKEIFKKLNIKTYDIDCYMNNMFTFKEKIKR, from the exons ATGTATGTTTCTTTCTTCTCAttaaatttttgtttttatattactttttattttcttttgatTACATTATTTACAAGAAATTGCTTATGTTTTGTTTCAAATGAAAGAGAAGAATCATACaacataatattaacaaaagaaaaaaaaaaaaataaaataaacaaaacaaaatactttctttataattttttaaaaaaaaaaaaaataaatgttaaTCCATATTATAAAACCATTCGAATATTACCTGCAAGGGACTACTTACCCTATTGTCAAAAAAACAGAAAGGactataacaaaataaatataaaactaaaagataaaaataataaatatgattattatcataataaaaatgtatcaaaatataataatataaaaattcaaaatgatgatataactACAAGTAATAATCACAGGAATATGTCCAATTTAttatccaaaaaaaaaaaaaaaaaaaaaaaaaaaccaaccttctcaaaaaaagaaatgttaagaataaagaaaaaaaatgataagttcaaatttttaaacaaaaaaattaaaaatatatataaaaaaaaagaatcacacattaaacatttaaaagataatataaaaggtaATGCACAtcaaaatgataaagaaaatatttttcttttagaTAAACAATCAAGTgatcataattataaaagtaatatagAACAACAGAATCAAGACAATAATCATtcatatgatgaaaaaaaaaaaaaaaaaaaaaaattacacaaatttaaaagaaataaaaaacaagaaaatatattaaatatgtttGAAAACAATCTAAATTATTCAatagataaattaaataaaaaaacaaaaaaatatgaaatatttaaacaaaaggaaaatattaaaaatgatgtaCTACAAAATGAAATACTAAACAAAATTCTTTCAAAAGAGACAacatcaaaaaatattataaataatagcaaaaaaaataaaaataataacaaaaaaaataaaaataaaaataataacaaaataaataaatatgttaacaaaaaaaataaaaatgttaacaTACAaatttcaaataataaaatatataataagaaagatATAAAGCAAAACACAATAGAAATACCTATAAACAATAgcaaacataaaaaaaatatatcgaataataaaaataattacacAAATGAAGacaaatttaatattaattgtgAACAtggaaaaaacaaaattaaacATTACATCGATGATATAACAAATCaatataatcaaaaaaatattacacttgaaacaaatataaatgaaaatcaaaaaaataataatcaaactcataattattataatgatcaTCAATATATTCATACTAAAAATGTTACAAACGATcatgaaaattttatatcaaataatataacaacaaATTCTCaagttaataataataatcaaccCATTCCAAACATACAAGAAATTTTTAAAGTTTCTAAATCTATTGATAATTTTAGAAgacaaatacaaataaaaaataatgcagaaaataatacagatgcaataaaaaaaagattacAACAATATGATTCTATAATTGATTTTAatgcaaataaaaatattgttataaCAGAAGATGTCtcagaaaaggaaaaaaaaaaaaaaaaaaaattaaattacaCATTCTATGATGTAGGTATATATGATAActttattaacatatatttaaaatataatgatattaattataCTACTGACCATCAAGCTAAATATATACCTATGatacttttctttttaaataatgtaaatgTTGATCTATACaattgttataaaaaaaggatGACATGTGATCATAACAATATTGTAAATCAAAACTCTAATATTATATCagagcaaaaaaaaaaactccTTTCAACATATGATATATCAAATGTGTGTTCTCCTGATCAAAtggtaataaataaaaaaatggatCAACAACAAAAGGATACAtcatgtaatataaataataataataataataatttttttattgaaaACAATCAACTTGTTAATTCCAATTCATCTATCAAAGATAATACTCTCGATTCTAAACAAAACCACGACATCtctaatgaaataaaatttcTAAAAGAAGGtcatataaaagataatgaaaataattatatagatgATTATCCtgatgataaagaaaaaacatcAAATGTAAAACAAATTCTTTacgtaaataaatataatgacaaattaaaaaaattaataagaaCGTTCTTCTTACATTGTCCAACAGGTACAGgtaaaacatttatatatctacTACCCCTCTTCCAAGAAATTagtaattttaattttttacaatacgaaaaaaatcaaatacaaaaaaataaatcatatgatgaaaataatttattcgATAAACACAAATTCTTTTAtgctaataaaaatataaatgaacaacTCACCTCCTTCGTTTGTGTAAATAAAACAGAAGAACAAGCTTTTATTAATTACAATATGGAACGAATGAAACACATATTCaactatataataaatcaaaataaaaaatataatataaaaacagaAAACACGGCAAAtgattctttaaaaaatgagaaaacaTATAActttgatgaaaaaaaaaaaaaaaaaaaaaaaaaaaaagatattttattaattacatataataaagaacTTGCTGTtcaaatatatgaattatataaagatataataaattctttttataaatcatatgatgcttcattttttaaaaataataattcaatcATATATCCCAGCTCCATACAAAAAGATGCACACATgcttatagaaaaaataaatatcaatTTTAAAGcaaaattaaatatgaatgttcatttattaataggaggaaataatattaaatatcagcttaaaagtttaaaaaagaaaacaaaaaacaacaacaacaacaacaataataataataataataataataacaaagataatcatgttaataataatatagatgagcataatattaatgataaacACACAAATGAACAACATATACAATCATCATTttatgatgaagaaaatattaacatatatattggaACACCAGGAAGATTACATAAATTAATACATGAGAAAAAAATCatcaaattaaataatatatctacaGTCATATTCGAtgaatatgatttttttttcagcTCAATGAAAGTAAAAAACAatcttaaaaataaagaaaatgtcGTAGAATTAGAAAACCAATTTTTTGCAAAACTATTAAAaagtatttatttaaaaaataaagaagaagatgtacaaaaaaaaaaaattataaaagatacaaataatatacaacattataaaaataacatcTCAGTTGTAAATGTTATTTGTTGTAGTGCTACGTCGGCtatatatccatatttaacatatacaaaacatattattacaaccaactttttaaataatttatattctgaatttattaatgataaatatataacagaTCAAAATCATAAAGAAAGGAAACAAATTCAAAATAAGGATGTTACAACAAGTGATACTTctatcacaaaaaaaaaacaagaaattccaaataatgaaaataataataataatgatgatgataattatagtagtagtagttgTAGTAGTGGTGGTGATGATGATTTACATTTAAatcatcaaaaaaataacgacacaaaacaaacaaataattcatttatcAATTATAAAAGGGAGCAAATCATGTTAAAcgatttatttaaaataaacagTATTGTAAATATGccaaaaaatttaatacacCTAAACTATtgttatgataaaaaaaacaaagaaagaaataataatgcTACAAGTAATTTCTTAAGAGTTCTTTTTTCTAACCCACTCAACAAAAACGTTTTAGTTTTCTGCAACACCAag aaaaaagTGTTGGACTTATGGAGTCTTTTCAGAAACCGATTTGACGTTGACATTCAGACAATATTTTCTCAGAAAGATAAAGGGAAAAAGAAGATATTCAAGGATATAAATTAtgctaatttttttaaaaacgaTTTGattgattataaaaatttaaaaaagtaCGTcaactttttatttatatcaacaAATTTGTTATATAGGGGTATCAATTGTATGGGTTTCACgacaattataaattatgacATGCCTTTTG ACACAACAGAATATGTACATAGATGCGGACGAATAGGAAGAATAAACAACAAGGGGgctataataaatatttttgaaaaaaaaatgaaaagaaattataacaaAGAAATATTCAAAAAGTTAAATATCAAAACGTATGATATTGACtgttatatgaataatatgtttacctttaaggaaaaaataaaaagataa
- a CDS encoding L-seryl-tRNA(Sec) kinase, putative, which yields MNFVLLFYGPPCSGKDKFINYLLKRNKVIYLFLYFFVNIKNEKEYSYKQNVEEKKFFIKIIKYYYQIKEREQKNILRTIRRKEDNIAPSFSFLIFLTRHFLNIINKKSSIFILNKYRNTQNETFDRLEGKKKHHKNSRKKIKRKNNNKINNNHKYNKIYKKFFYKPCIHKYNKKLFFIFYKNIYKFIKYFKKFLTYNFNTYIYNISTDQIEKLFYHNTNNIIDAFKRQQIERIDTNNCHVCTLNKSKFYIFHKKDKKINGNIFYPVFKKSNIINKNDTLFIKLKKTNKKEKKKQNKKPTSYNQIKYWNLSREIAYEYCKNIMRKGGTQNRIIILNDTFHLPSMRKEYYILTKKYPYNYIQTYINTPLATCLNRNKKRVKFKYISSKTIIRNYKCHKKYSIQSKQEKYLSKMIHVVKSKYKWQEKILSLQVNTFYKKYKTKKNKLVHILRFIYNHFDNFKNMDTIKIRKHDKKKNDMNPNKLNILNVTINKIIHEKLKNLQNEKKNEYAKRFHVIKLEILKECRMNKMITPEYIDKKLDIS from the exons ATGAATTTTGTTCTACTCTTTTATGGTCCACCTTGTAGCGGTAAAGATAAATTCATAAATTACTTGCTTAAAAGAAATAAGGTGATCTacttatttctttatttttttgtaaacataaaaaatgaaaaagaatattcCTACAAACAAAATGTagaggaaaaaaaatttttcatcaaaataataaaatattattatcaaataaaGGAGAGAGAACAAAAGAACATATTAAGAACAATAAGAAGAAAGGAAGATAATATAGCACCCtcgttttcatttttaatatttctaactagacattttttaaatatcattaataaaaaatcatctatttttattcttaataaatatagaaatacaCAAAATGAAACGTTTGATCGTTTagagggaaaaaaaaaacatcatAAGAAcagtagaaaaaaaataaaaagaaaaaataataataagataaataataatcataaatataataaaatatataaaaagttcTTTTATAAACCatgtatacataaatataataaaaaattgttttttattttttacaaaaatatatataaattcataaaatattttaaaaaatttttaacttataattttaatacatacatatataacatatcaACAGATCaaatagaaaaattattttatcacAACACGAACAATATTATAGATGCATTTAAAAGACAACAAATTGAAAGAATCGATACTAATAATTGTCATGTATGTAcattaaataaatcaaaattttatatattccacaagaaagataaaaaaataaatggaaATATCTTTTATCCAGTTTTCAAAAAATcaaacataataaataaaaatgatactctttttataaaattaaaaaaaacaaacaaaaaagaaaagaaaaaacaaaacaaaaaaccAACAAGCTATAATCAAATAAAGTATTGGAACCTGTCTAGAGAAATAGCCTATGAATATTGCAAGAATATAATGAGAAAGGGAGGAACACAAaatagaattattatattaaatgatacaTTTCATTTACCTTCCATgagaaaagaatattatattcttacCAAAAAAT atccttataattatattcagACATACATAAATACTCCACTTGCTACATGTCTTAATAGAAATAAGAAGAGGGtaaaattcaaatatatttcttcaaaAACTATTATTAGAAATTATAAAtgtcataaaaaatattctatcCAATCAAAGcaagaaaaatatttgtcAAAAATGATACATGTAGtcaaatcaaaatataaatggcaagaaaaaatattatcactTCAAGTTAATACCttctacaaaaaatataaaactaaGAAGAATAAA CTAGTACATATTCTTCGCTTTATTTACAACCATTTTGATAATTTCAAAAATATGgatacaataaaaataagaaaacatGATAAGAAGAAAAACGATATGAACCCCAACAaattaaat aTTCTCAATGTaacaattaataaaataatacatgaaaaattaaaaaacctACAAAatg aaaagaaaaacGAATATGCCAAAAGGTTTCATGTCATTAAAttggaaatattaaaag AGTGCCGAATGAATAAAATGATTACTCcagaatatatagataaaaaattGGACATATCTTAA
- a CDS encoding actin-related protein has protein sequence MNNDYVNNIYPNQPIIIDNGTGYIKSGFAGEDIPSLVFPSYVGRPKYKRVMAGAVEGNIFVGNKAEEYRGLLKVTYPINHGIIQNWNDMENIWIHVYNSLKINSDEHPILLTEAPLNPQKNKEKIAEVFFETFNVPALFISMQAILSLYSCGKTNGTVLDCGDGVCHCVSIYEGYNITNTITRTDVAGRDITNYLSYLLRKNGHLFNTSSEMEVVKNMKENCCYVSFNMSKEKNSSEKSVTTLPYILPDGSQILIGSERYRAPEVLFNPSILGLEYLGLSELIVTSITRADMDLRKTLYSHIVLSGGTTLFQGFGDRLLNEIRKFAPKDITIRISAPPERKFSTFIGGSILASLATFKKIWISKQEFDEYGSVILHKKSF, from the exons atgaacaacgattatgtaaataatatttatcctAATCAGCCTATTATAATAGACAATGGAACTGGATATATAAAGAGTGGATTTGCTGGGGAGGATATACCCTCACTTGTATTTCCATCtta TGTAGGGAGACCAAAATATAAACGTGTGATGGCAGGAGCTGTTGAGGGAAATATATTCGTAGGGAATAAAGCC gaAGAATATAGAGGTCTTTTAAAAGTAACTTATCCTATTAATCATGGAATCATTCAGAATTGGAATGATATGGAGAATATATGGATTCATGtttataattctttaaaaattaattcagACGAG cACCCTATCCTATTAACTGAAGCACCTTTAAACcctcaaaaaaataaagaaaaaattgcTGAAGTTTTTTTTGAGACCTTCAATGTACCTGCTTTGTTTATTTCTATGCAAGCcattttatctttatattcttGTGGAAAGACTAATGGAACAGTCTTAGATTGTGGTGATGGTGTATGTCATTGTGTGTCTATATATGAAG gatataatataacCAATACAATAACAAGAACAGATGTCGCAGGTAGAGATATAACAAACTACCTAAGCTATTTGTTAAGAAAAAATGGGCACTTATTTAATACATCTTCAGAAATGGAAGTTGTTAAGAATATGAAAGAAAACTGTTGTTatgtttcttttaatatGAGCAAAGAAAAAAACTCTTCAGAAAAATCTGTTACTACTTTGCCGTATATACTGCCGGACGGATCTCAAATATTg ATTGGATCGGAGAGATATAGGGCACCGGAAGTTTTGTTCAATCCTTCCATTTTAGGATTAGAATATTTgg GTCTTTCTGAATTAATCGTAACATCAATAACAAGGGCTGATATGGATCTTAGAAAAACTTTATATTCTCATATTGTATTATCAGGAGGAACTACATTATTCCAAG GATTTGGAGATCGCTTGTTAAACGAAATAAGAAAATTTGCTCCCAAGGATATAaca ATAAGAATTAGTGCCCCTCCTGAACGTAAATTCAGTACATTCATTGGAGGATCGATTTTAGCCTCCTTAGCAactttcaaaaaaatatggatatCCAAACAA GAATTTGATGAATACGGGTCagttatattacataaaaagtctttttga